The DNA region CCGGTATTGTTGCGCTAACACTTACGCCTGCATTATGTGCCATTATGCTAAAAAACAGCCACGGCAAGCCTAAAAAGAAAACCGTAATCGATAAATTTTTAGATGGATTTAACAACGGCTTTGCTAAACTTTCGGGTAAATACGAGTTCGTTTTAAGTAAGCTGGTGAGCCGTAGATTGCTAACTTTCGGAATTTTAATTGCATTCTGCCTTGGCGTTTGGGGAATCAGCTCAACAGTTCCGTCGGGCTTTATACCAAACGAAGATCAGGGGATGGTTTATGCCATTATCCAAACACCTCCGGGCTCTACTTTAGAGCGTACCGACCAAATTGCCGAGAAACTGCAAAAAATGTGCGAAGAAATTGATGGCGTAAAATCAGTTTCCTCTTTGGCCGGATACGAAATTCTAACAGGGGGAACAGGCTCAAACTCAGGTACCTGTTTAATTAACTTAAAAGATTGGAGCGAACGTAAGCACTCGGCACAGGAAATTATCGAAGAACTTGAAGAAAAATCAAAGTCAATTCCCGGTGCTGCCATTGAGTTTTTCCAGCCACCCGCAGTTCCCGGTTATGGTGCTGCAGGCGGTTTCGAACTTCGCCTTTTGGATAAAGCGGGTAGCGGCGACTATAAAAAAATGGAAACTGTTGCTAACGATTTCGTTAAAGAACTGAATAAACGCAAGGAGCTTTCGTCGGTATTTACGTTCTACAGTGCCAGTTTCCCACAATACATGTTAAACATCGATAACGAAATAGCCCAGCAAAAGGGCGTTACCATCGATAATGCAATGAATACCCTTTCTACCTTCGTGGGCAGTAACTACGAAACCAGCTTCATTAAATACGATCGCCAGTACAAAGTTATGGTTCAGGCCTTACCGCAATACAGGGCTTTGCCAGAAGATATCTTAAAGCTATCGGTAAAGAACGGCCGCGATGAAATGGTGCCTTTTTCGGCCTTTATGAAGATGCAAAAGGTGTACGGACTTTCTGAAATTACGCGACACAATATGTACAATGCATCAGAGATTAGCGGCCAATCAGCGCCCGGGTACAGTTCTGGCGAAGCCATTAAGGCTATTTCGGAGGTGGCCAAGAAAACACTTCCGAGGGGTTTTGGAATCGATTGGGCCGGGATTTCAAAAGATGAGGTATCTCGTGGAAACGAAGCCATTTACATCTTTTTAATCTGTTTAGGCTTCGTTTATCTGGTGCTCGCCGCTCAATACGAAAGCTTCATTTTGCCATTGTCGGTAATCCTTTCGTTGCCGGCGGGTATTTTCGGCGCCTTTTTGTTCCTCAAATTACTGGGGTTGGAAAACAACATTTATGCGCAGGTGGCTATGGTAATGCTGATCGGCTTACTTGGAAAGAATGCAGTATTGATTGTGGAGTTTGCAACGCAGCGGCACAGCCAGGGGCTTTCGGTATTTAAAGCAGCCATGGAAGGTGCAAGCGTGCGTTTCCGCCCAATTTTAATGACTTCGTTCGCTTTTATTGCAGGTTTAATTCCTTTGATGATTGCCTCCGGTCCCGGTAAAATTGGCAATAGAACCATTGGCTCTGCAGCCGCAGGCGGTATGCTTTTCGGAACCGTTTTCGGCGTGATTGTTATCCCCGGCCTGTATTACATCTTCGGAAAAATTGCCGAAAAGCATAAGCTCATTAAAATTGAAGAAGAACATCCATTAACTGAAGAAATTGAAGACAATGTTTAAAAATCGAATTTATATAGTTGGTTTGGCCTTTATCTGCGCTGCTTATAGCGCATGTAAAGTGCCTGATTTTGCCCAACGCCATGAAAATAAAACTGTACCCCTTGCGTTTAACGGTACCGCAGAAACAGATACCTTAAGCAGCGGCAAAGTACAATGGCGCCAGTTTTTTACAGATCCATATTTGGTGAATTTAATTGATACCGCTTTAAAAAACAATCAGGAGTTAAATATTACCTTACAGGAAATTGAGATCGCCAAAAACGAAATCAAAGGCAGAAAAGGGGAGCTTTTACCAACCGTTGGCTACCGCGTTGGCGCCGGGCTCGAAAAAGTAGGCAGATATACCAGTAGCGGAGCGGGCGATGCATCAACAGACATTACGCCGGGAAAAGAGGTTCCGGAAGTGCTGCCCGATTATTCTTTCGGCTTAACCGCAAACTGGGAGGCCGATATATGGCACAAGCTGCGCAATGCGAAGAAGGCTGCCCTAACCCGTTATCTTTCTACAGTTGAGGGCAGAAATTTTGTGGTCACCAATCTTGTTGCCGAAATTGCCAATACTTATTACGAATTGTTGGCACAGGATAACCAGCTCGAAATTGTGAAACAAAACATTGCCTTGCAAAGTAACGCGCTCGAGTTGATGAAGATCCAGAAACAAGCCACCCGCGTTACCGAACTGGCGGTGCGCAAATTCGAAGCCGAGGTGTTAAGCTCTAAGAGTTTGGAGTTTGATATTCAACAACAGATTACTGAATCTGAAAATAGGATTAACTTCTTGTTAGGTCGTTTTCCACAACCCGTTCCAAGAAACAAGTCGGGTTTTACAGACCTCGTTCCTCCAACCGTTCAGTCCGGCATTCCCTCGCAATTGTTGGCTAACCGTCCCGATATTAAACAAGCCGAATATGATCTGGCTGCGGCAAAGCTAGACGTAAACGTGGCGAAAGCACAATTTTACCCTTCGCTCGGAATTTCTGCAAGCATAGGTTATCAGGCTTTTAACCCGAATTATTTGTTGCGCACGCCAGAATCGCTGGCTTATTCGCTGGCTGCCGATTTGGCAGGGCCCCTCATTAATAAAAACGCTATCAAGGCCGAGTATTTAACCGCTAGCGCCAAGCAGTTGCAGGCAGTTTATAATTACGAAAAGACGATTTTGAATGGCTATATCGAAGTCGCAAACCAATTATCAAATATCAGTAACCTGCAAAAAAGCTACGATTTGAAATCGAAACAAGTGCAGGCACTAACACAATCAATCGATATTGCGAACGATTTATTTAAATCGACACGGGCCGATTATTTTGAAGTATTAATGACTCAACGCGACGCCTTGCAATCGAAACTGGAACTTATCGAAACCAAAAAGCAGCAGCTAAATGCCGTGGTAAATGTTTATCATGCCCTGGGCGGAGGTTGGAGCGCAAGCCCCACCCAATGAAAGAGCCCCACCCAATGAAAAAGCCCCACCCAATGAAAGTTGGTGCTTTGGCTCGTTTCTACCCCGCCCTCCCCAGAAGGGAGGGCTTAAGTGGTTCGGTGGGTTAAGGTTAAAGGTTCAAACCACTTTACCGCCGTTTCCCTCTCTCCCGGAGAGGGACTTGCACTAAAGAACAACCGCTACGAACTTTGATAGGGAGAGGCTCCCCACCCAATGAAAGTTGGTGCTTTGGCTCGTTTCTACCCCGCCCTCCCCAGAAGGGAGGGCTTAAGTGGTTCGGTGGGTTAAGGTTAAAGGTTCAAACCACTTTACCGCCGTTTCCCTCTCTCCCGGAGAGGGACTTGCACTAAAGAACAACCGCTACGAACTTTGATAGGGAGAGGCTCCCCACCCAATGAAAGTTGGTGCTTTGGCTCGTTTCTACCCCGCCCTCCCCAGAAGGGAGGGTTTAACTGGTTCGGTGGGTTGAGGTTAAAGGTTCAAACCACTTTACCCTTGTTTCCCTCTCCTCGAGGAGGACCTGTCCCGACTTTTCGGGAGGGATGTACAGACTGAGCAAAACCACCGACATTAAAAGGGAGAGGTTTAGGGCGCCAAATTTAATGCTGCGCTTAAGCTTTCTTTTTGCTTTTTGAGACAGTCTCACTTAAAGAAAGTGCTTTTAACCTAAAGTTTATGCCCTCGGGTTCAAACCACTTTCCCCCCGTTTCCCTCTCTCCCGGAGAGGGACTTGCACTACAGAACAACCGCTACGAACTTTGATAGGGAGAGGCTCTTTTATAGGGAGAGGCTTCCCACCCAATGAAAAGTTGGTGCTTTGGCTCGTATCTACCCCGCCCTCCCCAGAGGGGAGGGCTTAAGTGGTTCGGTGGGTTAAGGTTAAAGGTTCAAACCACTGTACCGCCGTTTCCCTCTCTCCCGGAGAGGGACTTGCACTACAGAACAACCGCTACGGACTTTAATAGGGAGAGGCTCTTTAATAGGGAGAGGCTTAGACGCTCAGGCTTTTTCCCTAAAATTTCTCGTCATCGCTCGGAACTCGTTCTGCAAATAAATAACAATACAGCATCAGTAAAAAAGAAACAACGTAAAATGCCGCAACTATGGTTAGGAAAGTGCTCATAAAATAAAATTTGGTTAGAATATATACAAAATGGCTAATCTTCGACTAAAAGTTTAACGCACTTTATTTCAATAAATTATGACTTCTGTCAATTGGCTTTAGTTTTTTATTGACAAAGGTCAAAAAGTAATTGCGCAATGAAATCACTTGCCAATGATACAAATTAAATCGGAAAAGTAGGAGCGTTGCATGATGAGCACGATCGCCTTACACTTTGACTGAGGGCATCTTGCCCTTTACCGGGCTTTAAACTTATCACGGTATTCCGTGGGCGTCATTCCAACGGTTTTTCGAAAAAC from Pedobacter endophyticus includes:
- a CDS encoding efflux RND transporter permease subunit, with the protein product MFSKFIQRPVLSIVISLIIVFLGVLAISYLPVTQFPSISPPKVNITAEYPGANNELLIKSVVIPLERALNGVPGMKYIASDAGNDGEASIQVVFNLGTDPNQASLNVQNRVAAVTNKLPPLVVREGVKITREESNMLMYINLYSKDPKMNQNFLYNFADINLLSELKRVDGVGFADILGDRDYAMRIWLKPDRMQAYKISVDEVMKALDEQSLEASPGKTGESSGKRSQAFEYVLKYSGRFNTKEGYENIILRASANGELLRLKDVADVDFSAAAYNLYSTLNGKASAAIVLKQSYGSNASQVIKDVKAKMAEIKESSFPKGLDYEISYDVSKFLDASIEKVVHTLVEAFILVGLVVFLFLGDWRSTLIPAIAVPVSLIGTFVFMQFFGITLNLITLFALVLAIGVVVDDAIVVIEAVHAKMEHDAKLSALRATQQAMKEISGAIIAITFLMASVFIPVTFMSGPVGIFYRQFSITMATAIILSGIVALTLTPALCAIMLKNSHGKPKKKTVIDKFLDGFNNGFAKLSGKYEFVLSKLVSRRLLTFGILIAFCLGVWGISSTVPSGFIPNEDQGMVYAIIQTPPGSTLERTDQIAEKLQKMCEEIDGVKSVSSLAGYEILTGGTGSNSGTCLINLKDWSERKHSAQEIIEELEEKSKSIPGAAIEFFQPPAVPGYGAAGGFELRLLDKAGSGDYKKMETVANDFVKELNKRKELSSVFTFYSASFPQYMLNIDNEIAQQKGVTIDNAMNTLSTFVGSNYETSFIKYDRQYKVMVQALPQYRALPEDILKLSVKNGRDEMVPFSAFMKMQKVYGLSEITRHNMYNASEISGQSAPGYSSGEAIKAISEVAKKTLPRGFGIDWAGISKDEVSRGNEAIYIFLICLGFVYLVLAAQYESFILPLSVILSLPAGIFGAFLFLKLLGLENNIYAQVAMVMLIGLLGKNAVLIVEFATQRHSQGLSVFKAAMEGASVRFRPILMTSFAFIAGLIPLMIASGPGKIGNRTIGSAAAGGMLFGTVFGVIVIPGLYYIFGKIAEKHKLIKIEEEHPLTEEIEDNV
- a CDS encoding TolC family protein, which encodes MFKNRIYIVGLAFICAAYSACKVPDFAQRHENKTVPLAFNGTAETDTLSSGKVQWRQFFTDPYLVNLIDTALKNNQELNITLQEIEIAKNEIKGRKGELLPTVGYRVGAGLEKVGRYTSSGAGDASTDITPGKEVPEVLPDYSFGLTANWEADIWHKLRNAKKAALTRYLSTVEGRNFVVTNLVAEIANTYYELLAQDNQLEIVKQNIALQSNALELMKIQKQATRVTELAVRKFEAEVLSSKSLEFDIQQQITESENRINFLLGRFPQPVPRNKSGFTDLVPPTVQSGIPSQLLANRPDIKQAEYDLAAAKLDVNVAKAQFYPSLGISASIGYQAFNPNYLLRTPESLAYSLAADLAGPLINKNAIKAEYLTASAKQLQAVYNYEKTILNGYIEVANQLSNISNLQKSYDLKSKQVQALTQSIDIANDLFKSTRADYFEVLMTQRDALQSKLELIETKKQQLNAVVNVYHALGGGWSASPTQ